One Drosophila ananassae strain 14024-0371.13 chromosome XR, ASM1763931v2, whole genome shotgun sequence genomic window, gAAAAAATAAGACCAAAAACCTTTAAAAACCaccaaatattttcaaaagaaAGAGTATCTTTTCGCAAACATAAATAGGCGACCGAGTATCTGTCGCTGTATCCGcctttgtatctgtatcttctGGGTTCCCCATCCGAGCAGCAGCTGCTTCTGGGCTTTCTGGGCCCAATGCCTCTCCTCcacctccccctccccctcgaCGTGGGGCCCAACGCCCCTGTGTCCCAACTATGTATGTCAAATTTCCAATTGGGTCGCACGCACAAGCCACTTTGTTGTTATATTTGCGAATATGCCTCTttccaattatttttttttgcagtgtgTGTGACTGTGTGAGTTTTGTGCTTTTGcgaatttttgttgttttttgtgcttttttttgCGAGCGCGTTGATCGCggaaacgaaacaaaaacttttttgttgttggccgGCGTCTATCGcttctgtatctgtatctgtagttGTATCTGTGGCtgtgtatctgcatctgtgtGGCAACGCATTGCGTAATCGCTGCTGTACTCTTTGCTGAATTTTGTTGCTATTTTCGCAGTTTCTAGCCGCACCGTTTTTTCTTTCTGTGTGGACAGCAGCTTGACAACAAAACAAAGCGccgaaaaaaaccaaaaatatgtAGTAGTTGGGGGGGTTTAACTCGGTGGCTTTTGCCTAGTTAGCgccttataaaaaaaatgccaaaaaaaagccCACATTCATATGTAGATGTGCGGTGTTTGGCGGCACAAAAGCAGTTAGAAGTCAAATTTCGcaacaagcaacaaaaaaactaaaaaaaaagaaataaaatacattaaaaaaatccgcaacattaaaaaaaaaaggcagaaaCCTGAAAAAGAAGAGGAGaaatttttggacaaaatcAAGATTTGAGAGCTACATGTGCCatgagctaaaaaaaaaataaatatatttaagaattTCGAAATAGAAAATTAGATAGTTCCAGGAGGCATATCTTAAAgatgaattattttttagagtttattttaattgatttcaaTTTCGATTTGGATTTTTATGGGCCtggtaaagaaataaaaaataatagaggcctctaacatttattttttatttttatttatttttttttttgtttccaagCGGTACGCAATCATTTTGATGAACCGTTAGTTAAGCACCAggaacaacaaaagcaacaatgGCTAATAAAATACAAACTCACacagagagagggagagacaTGAAAACCGAAAAAAGATAAATGAAATCAGCAAggcaacaataaaaaaaaattcgcaaaaaataaaacttttttgCCAATCGCTACGCAGGCAGCGACGCcaacagaggcagaggcagaggcagagacagCGACGGCGACCGAGGCAGCGAGTTGAGCATTTGACCTAAATTCGGGGACAGCTCTTCTGCTTCTTggttttctattatttttttcttctaatttttcttctttttttttttttattttgttctcaaACGCGCTTTTATGCGTTAAcccaaaacaataaaaaaagacTAGCAAAAAATTcgcaaactttttttttgacttttttgTGGCCTCTACTAATTTTGCAAACAGAAAAACATTTCAATTCCGCAAAAAGAGGAATTAGAAAAGAAACAAGCTTGAAACAACTGTACACAAAGCAAAAGTCAACACAGAAGaggcatttttttatttttagttcttttttttattaaattgtgGTCTAAGTCAgggttttttttcggttttttttggTGTGCGGGATATCTTTTCGTAGAATTCTACATAGGAAACTCAGTACCTGTTTGGGTAAAGTATTTCAAAGGGCTTCTCATACTTTATTTGAAGCATACTTTTTTGtaagaaatatttatagattttccataaaagaaacaaattttaaaaaatatttttaatatttatatgtaACTAAATACTTTTATAGATTTACGATTAATTCCTATAAAATAGGCATTAGTGTGTATTTTCTAGTGTATTTCCCAAAAGGATTGtctttttttatacttttttgtaagaaacattaattaatttttcaaataagagatatataatttttaaaaaatattcacaatcttttttttggcactaAATAGCTTCAGAAAAAAGCTTATAGAACTCGAGATTAAATTTCTATGAAATTAGTTCCAATTTGTATCTATTTTCTCTTAAATATTTCCCCCaacttaaattcaaaaatatattcacAATCTTTTGAAACTAAAAAGATATATCTATAAGCCTGTTATATCTATAAGCCTGtagattttaaagaaatatatataggaaTAGATAGATACCCCGAATAATCCCTAATAATCTTCACAAACACCATTCATTTCACTCTTTTAATACATTTTCAATCAAGAGAATTTGACGACGTCTTCATAAAAATTTGTTACAAAAATATTCGAAGCATACCGATCACGGAACACGATttaaatttggccaaaaattgggGTTTTCTGATACGCAGCATCTGGGCACGATGCCTGCTatctttttgcataaaaataacaaatggaAATGGTACACGAATGGGTTTTGGATTAGAGATAGGGGGGATCTGAGAGGGCGATGCTACCACCTTATTTTGAGTAACAGTTACGGCTACAGTGGCACGTTGACACCGGAAGGTAGTCGCAACACTGTTACGGGCTTTTCACACACACAAGTATTCACACTTTGCCAGGCTGGTGCATCATGAGACGCCGGCGGACACATCCGATGGCCAGCTCCCAGTtggctgccgccgccgccttctcctcctcctcgcgcAGGGCCTTCCTCTGCACCCGGATGCTCTTCTTCTTGGGGGTCTTTACGGCCTTCACCTCGGCCGCCGTGAACTTTTCCGCCAGCGGCTTCTCCGCCTCCAGCATCTCGTTGAGATTCTTGGACTTGCCCAGGCGACACTTTCCCTGGCGCCGGCGCCCCTTCCTGCTCGCAATGCTCTCCATCGAGAGGATCTCGCGGATCGAATCCATCCGCCGGATGGCGATGGGGGGCGTGGGACTCCGAATCCTACGGCCCGACGAGGGCGACACCCGCGACACCTTGGGATTGTGGGGCGGGGGCACCCGGGCGGCCGCCACTTTCGGCGGCAGCTCCAGTAGGTTGTCGTACTTGGGCCGCCTGTCGGCCAGCTGGGTGCGCAGGCGCGACTGTTTCGGGGGCGGCTTGTAGGACTCAACAGTGTAGCGGGTGGAGCGGTGGTTGTTCGCCGGGGAGCGCCCAAGGGACCACAGGCCGTTCCGCTCCTTCTGGAAGGCACGGTAGACCAAGTGCTTGGGCACGGGAATGGGCAGTTCGGCATGGCGTTGCTGGAGAAGACGTGGAGTCCTATAGTTTAGACCCCAGAGATCTCTGGGGAAGCGACTACTCACCGAATCGTATAGCTCCCGCTGGGCCATGCTCAGGCCCGGCCAGGTGAGGGCCGCCCGTTCCAGGCCCTCGTCTATGGAGCAGTTGTGCATGATGCACAGTTCGCGGACGCAGTTGTAGAACTGGAGGGGATTGGCGTCGCGTGGCTTGAAGCGGCTGAGGGCCTTTATAAGTCTGGCCCTCTGCTCCCGCCTCTGGTCGTCGGTCAGTTCGGCGTTCAAGGGTGGCACAGATCCTGGTGCCGATGGTGGGCCAGATCCTGCCCCGGAACCCGACACCCCGCCACCAGATCCCGAGTGAGGTGTTGGGCTCTGGACAGAACCCGATCCGTTGACGGAGCCATAGCCCTCGCGGTGCTGGACGGCGATCGGATTACCATGCTGGTCCTTGGCCATTGATGGATATGCCCGGGTATATCGTCTAGTTAGTTATTATAAAGACTAATCGGTATTAGTCGGTATCAGTACGAAAATATTAACGGAGCGCACTTCCAATTTTGTTCCTATGGACTGGTCTTCTGTTTTTTGGGGTTTCTCAAGCGACTGTTCACTAAGACATTGGAAATTTTAACTTGTTTTATAAAACCTAAAGCGAACCGGACGAAAAACAGACGAAATAGAAAAATACGCGTCGAATATGTGTCTATTCCAGACCGGCACTCTGAATAAAATGATCCAACCTGGAGATACAATCCGGCCCATGGCCGAAAAGTAAATCTCAAGGCCTACTATTCGCTCGAAAAGGAACAAATACTTCTAGCTTATGGCCATTATTtgcaaataataaattaataacacAGGGCAATTGATGCGGACAATGGGGGAAAATGGGAGTGCGTTTCAATGGGAGTGCATTTATCGGTTTAGGGCTTAtttgaatacatttttgttaagGGGTAGCATTCTGCGACACAATGGGCCCAATTGATCTACTCTGTTTGGTTGCAGAACGGAAATGAGCGCTTTAAATGCCAAGAGTTTCCAGGAAAGTTGGGAAAACAAATAGAATGGGTTTTTCAAACACTTTGGAGGAGAAAAGTTGCAGGAAAAGTGAGGTTAGGTGAGGATCTAGGGgattttgttttcaaaaaagGGACTAACGCTTCAGTAGacatttttaatgatttttttttaggtccTATTCTTCACTTTTTTCTTCCATTTTGTCGTATTTTAGgagcttttgaaaaattaagaatttaaaCTTCAAAAATGTGAGGTTAGGTCTGGTTTTTTGAGAATTTCTTATGAATTCCTCATTTTATCTTGTTggaattttgaaatattatagTTTCCCTTAACTTTTAACCCTTCCCGCCCATCTTCCCGTTAAAGCTTCTGTGGTTGCTTTAAAAACTACGACTAAAAATGGCCGCCAATGGGTTAAACCTGAAAGAATGTCACTTGCTCTCTTTCTGGCCTATGATAGGTTCGCTATTGCCCACTccctctcacacacacacgcactggAGAGGGTAAGCAACCCTTAGAATTCCCTACCCCTGAATGCGGATTCTCACCCTCGACAAGACTCGAGCATTTGTTCGACCATTAAATGCGTTCAGCAacaaaaaagcagaaaaaaggcaaaaatagAAGAATACCAACCGGAAGAATAGTGTGTGTGCTTCTCTAGTTTCTAAAccactgtgtgtgtgtgtgtgtgtgagaatGTCCTTAGCAGGAATCAAGCTACTACCCTTGTGCCTAtcagaaaaaaaagcaaaaaacatGCGAAAAAGGAGTAGTAGCACACACCACGCCTTCTCCCTTGAGGTGCACGGCTagaaaataaaggaaataaaaggTTTAAGTTTATTTAGGTAGTAAGATAAGGGGTTCttctgtaaaaattatatttaataatatttaaagtcTGTtctttggcattcaaactatCACAATTATCACAAAAAGTAATTTTGTGAGTCTTTCAACACACATAAAAAGACAATAATTGAGAAGAgccttaaataataatatataccAAATAAATACCAAAAAAGTGAGGTTAGTTTTTGTATTAGATACCACTTAAAAAGGTATTTAgcttaaaaaatcaaagaaaattatGGCTTAAATATTATCTTAGATATTagatagtttttaaaataaaaataagtataTTTTCTTTGATCCTAGTAGCTTATTTAATGGaataatttatacaaaaaattcaaCCTAACCCAACTTTTTGTAGCCTTGTCTTTGGACTTTGCGTGTTCAGTGTGTTTTCGAtagttttgtttcttttttattgtttctggTACACCTGTTAGTGTTgcatttattattgtttttttttttttttttttggttctcTGTTTTGCGAATAACAACAAATATTTGGACTATTCCATAGACATTCATTATACCTTTCGGGTAAACCAAACAAGAGGGAACGAGATAGATCTAGAAAGAGAGAGGGGAGGGCCAGGTCGGCCATTGGAATGAAGttatagttatatatatatatatatataaacagaCATATATGCACGGATCTAGGTGTATGAATGCAATTTTTTGCATGTGTTCTTCCCTTTTGGGCCAACGAATCGCTGGAGCGTTAAGTGTGTGCAAGGGAGAAGGGTAGTGGCTAGCGGAAGGGGGTCTGTAGGGGGTGTCCTCGTGTCTCGtgtgaaaatatatatatatatatatatgtgtattttctttcatcttttttgctgttgttgtttgtaCACAATTTGCATTTGCGCAAAAAGTGCAAAAGTTGACACACGCAGAACTGGGCAGCTTATTAGTgtccatgtgtgtgtgtgtgtgagagagtGTGTGTtccagtgtgtgtgtttaagTGTGTGTGTCTCGGTGTCCATCGCCGCCATTTTGCCGGCCAGTTTActcacgtttttttttttttttaactactTTTTTGTCGTTTTCCCCTCTGcccatttataattttatttgttttcttcccTGCCATtgcttttaatgaaatttttttttattatttcatccCCCTCTTCCCCGTGAGAGCCCCCCTCTTTTAACTCACTTCACTGACATGCTTTCTCTTTCTCTCGTTGCAGGTGAGTGTTGGCGGCccgcttttttatttattaatggATTTTTCATTTACCCTTGAGAGCGTTTTGACACAAGGATTGGCGGCCAAGGGAATAACAAACTTGACGTCAttttttaccaaaaaaaaaaaaatggtacaAAAAACTCACTAAATAATTaaactacaaaaaaacagAGCTAATTGGTTGAGGGCAGGTAAGGTGGAAAATTAAGTAAAAATCAATTGGAAATAATTTGATGGACAATAATGATGTTTTTTGCCGATTTTCGGTCGCATGATTAGAGTTTATTAGCTTCTGGGAGGGATTAGTCTGCCCTCTGCAGGGgcataaatttataaaaaatatttcgttctcaggttttgatgcagaatgacggggaatcgatccacaaatcgattacgATATTCCGTTTAGGAATCGAATGGAAATcggcgaagatatagccatctgAAGGGGCCATATAGGCCTCCCATGCactttcgaaggggatcccccagaaaatttgagaaaaaattgaaaaaatatttcgtcctcaggttttgatgcagaatgatgggaaatcgatccacaaatcgataaaggtattccttttagaaatcggatgaaaatcggcgaagatatagccatctgAAGGGGCCAAATAGGGCTTCCAtgcacttttgaaggggatcccccagaaaatttgagaaaaaattgaaaaaatatttcgtcctcaggttttgatgcagaatgatggggaatcgatccacaaatcggctcaagaatcggatggaagtcggccaagatatagacatccttTTGTGCGATGTAGTCCTTCTATACATTtaccttttaattttttaaaatttgacaataaatttaaataccctctgcaagggtataaaaggGATTAAAAATAGGAAGGAAAGTGCCAAATAAGAGACCAGAAAAGGCATAAAAAACCAGAAgggtttcattaaaaattgcTGGCTCATTTGAGGATCTCTCCGCTGGTGTTTCTTCAGCTTTCTTCGGAGTCTTGCCTGTGTGGGCTGCGAAAAAGTTGCGTATGTCAACAAACAGATCCCGAAGTGTTGCCTGGCTGCTTCCCTGGCTGCCAAAaagtaaacaacaacaaagtaGCAGTCGGGGGATAAGTCAACAAAGTCAAATAACAGCAACAAAATGATGACAAAGTTAAAAAACTAGTGGAGGAAGGAGGAAGGCCAACTTCTATGCGGCTTCCAACGGCtggaaaactaaaaaattaagcctaataataataatatctaACCGATCTGAACCCAGAACGTGACAAGAGTTCACTCAAATCAGAATTTTTTCCACCGAGAtcttcatatacatatatattttttttcatctttCTTGGCCGCAAAGTGTTGGGCTTTTGGCATTTTCCGGCATGACGGAATGAAATCAGCTACATCCCACCACGGCAGCACCTACACTTTTGGCC contains:
- the LOC6501992 gene encoding uncharacterized protein LOC6501992 — encoded protein: MAKDQHGNPIAVQHREGYGSVNGSGSVQSPTPHSGSGGGVSGSGAGSGPPSAPGSVPPLNAELTDDQRREQRARLIKALSRFKPRDANPLQFYNCVRELCIMHNCSIDEGLERAALTWPGLSMAQRELYDSQRHAELPIPVPKHLVYRAFQKERNGLWSLGRSPANNHRSTRYTVESYKPPPKQSRLRTQLADRRPKYDNLLELPPKVAAARVPPPHNPKVSRVSPSSGRRIRSPTPPIAIRRMDSIREILSMESIASRKGRRRQGKCRLGKSKNLNEMLEAEKPLAEKFTAAEVKAVKTPKKKSIRVQRKALREEEEKAAAAANWELAIGCVRRRLMMHQPGKV